The DNA segment CTGCGTCCGACTATGAAGGGCCAGGTGGGTCGGGCTGGTCGTCGACGGAAGGCGATGGTTCCGGGTTGCAGCAGTCCTGGGTGGCGGCCAGGGAAGTCTGCGGTCGCTTGCGGATGGCGGCGATCAGCAGGACGCCGAGCACCGCCGCGATGGACAATCCGGCGACGACACCGACGTGACCTTGGACCCAGTCCGACACCGAAGTGGCGACCGCTGTGATGCCTCCGGCGCGGCCTGCTGCTGGGGCGTCGCCGGTGGCGGCGGGGTACCAGTACCAGGCCAGGTAGCCCCCGGTGAGGACGACCACGGCGGCAGTGACCTTGGGGCCAAAGCGCGCCAGCGCCGCGATGCGACGCGAAAGCGCCGAGCCGGCAGCGGCGGCTGCCACGGCGACGAGCAGCAGGATGGCGGCAGAGCCCGCGGCGTAGTCGGCGAAGACGAGGAGCATGCCGGCGAAGCTGGCTGTGGCCTGGGCCTGGGCGATGACGGCGAGGAGCACGCCGAACGTGCACGACAGCGACGCCGCCGCGTAGCCGACGCCGAAGACGACCATGCGCACGGTGCCGGGCAGCCGTTCGGTCACTCGAACGGGTATGCCGGGCACCCGGAGAGAGATCGAGCGACCGGCCAGCATCGCCGTGCCGACCAGCACCAGCACGACCCCGACGGTGAGGCCGAGCACGGGAGCGGCCTGGATCAGGCTCCGTGCGCCGGCACTCACCACAACGCCTGCCAGTGCGAGAGCACCCGCGAACCCGAGCGTCAGCGCGAGGCCTGCCCGCAGGGCTCGCAGGAGGCGCACCGGAGCCGGGGAGGTGGCAGCGTCGCCGACGGCTTGTGCGATCCATGCAGGGAGCAGAGCGAAGCCGCAGGGGTTGATCGGGGCAATCATACCGGCGGCGAAGGCGAGGGCGAGGAGGCCGTCCATCGCTCAGACGCCGGCCTTGTCCAGCTGCGCGGTGATGGTCGCGGCGTCGGGGTCGGTGGCGCGGAAGGTGACTTTGCCGTGGGCGTCGACGACGATGGCGGTGGACAGTGCGGCGACGCCGTACCGCCGCGAGATCGCCGCGTCCTTGTCGATCGCGACCGGGACGTGTTCGGCACGGATGTCCTGCATGAAGATGCGGATGGTCTGGGTCGACTCGCCGGGGTCCATGTCGACGGCGAGAAACCGGGTTCGAGTGCCGTTGCTGTCGGCGGCGGCTTGGCCGAGGGCGTGCATGCCGGTGGCACATTCGCCGCAGCCGACGGAGAAGAAGAACACTGCTGTCGGTTCGCCGGGAGCGGGGAGTCGGATCTGCTGCCCGTCGATGCTGGTGACCGTTGCCGGTCCGTCGCTGCGGTCTTCGGCGGTGCTGCCGCAGCCGGTCAGGCCGAGCGCCCCGGCTGCGGCCAGGACGCCGGCGATCGAGATCGCTGCACGGCGGGAGACACAGGTGGTCATCGGTTTTCGTCCTCCTCGGTCCTTGTCTGTGCTGCTGCGTCCTGCGCCGAGCGCGTGGTCTGGGGTGAGCAGCAGTCGGCGTCCTGGGTTCGGCGGTGTCGTCGGGCGATTGCGGCCGCGGCGACGGCGAGGACGACTGCGATCCCCGCGCCGACGGTCCAGGGGCTGCGCAGGAGCCCGCCGATCCCGGCGAGCGCCCCTCCGGCGAGGATGAGCGGCAGTCCGCAGCAGAGCGCCACGAGGAGAGCCCCGCCGGCCGCCACCAGCAGCCCGCCGCCCCGCCTATCATCTGGTCGGGTCATCGTCTTACCTTTCTCGCGACTGGAGCACATCGATCAGCAGCACGGGCGGCCGCCGGGGCCGCCGGTGGGCCGTTCGAGGCCGTCGAGGAAGGCGGCAGCGAGTGCGGAGCCGAGCCTGTGGGCTTCTGCGACGGTGACCACCTGGGCGTCGGGGTGCTCGGCGAGCCATTCCTCGGCGTCCTCGGGCGAGGCGAAGTAGTGCACCTGGTTGCAGAAGGAGGAGCGGATCGAGGCAATGCGCTCGGGGTCGATCAGGGACACCACAGCGGTGGTGGGCTCGACGCGGGTGACGCCTTCGGTGGGGTCGACAGTCACCCGGACGGTCTGGCCGCTGGTCGGCGAGGTCGACTCGATGCGTGCTGGGCGTGCGAGCAGGGCAGGGAACGCCAGGGTGTCCAGGGCGCACCAGGTGTACAGGTCATTCCCGTCGACGGCGAACCGGTGGACGGTGGGGCGCAGGGTGAGGCCCTGGCCGACGATCCGGCCCTGCTCGTCGTACTCGGTGTCGGGGACGAGCGCCAGGCCTGCGCGCACGTCGTCCTCGCTGCGGCCGGCCGCGTCGGCGAGGTCCTCCACCGCGACTGGATGCCCGTCGACGAGCAGCCGCAGCAGCGGAACGAGCAGGCCAGCGTCGAGCCCGGACTCCTCCGTCCGGACGAGGCGGTCGGCCAGGCCCCCTGCCAGGTC comes from the Naumannella halotolerans genome and includes:
- the merB gene encoding organomercurial lyase MerB, which codes for MTDHTADLAGGLADRLVRTEESGLDAGLLVPLLRLLVDGHPVAVEDLADAAGRSEDDVRAGLALVPDTEYDEQGRIVGQGLTLRPTVHRFAVDGNDLYTWCALDTLAFPALLARPARIESTSPTSGQTVRVTVDPTEGVTRVEPTTAVVSLIDPERIASIRSSFCNQVHYFASPEDAEEWLAEHPDAQVVTVAEAHRLGSALAAAFLDGLERPTGGPGGRPCC
- a CDS encoding TlpA family protein disulfide reductase, coding for MTTCVSRRAAISIAGVLAAAGALGLTGCGSTAEDRSDGPATVTSIDGQQIRLPAPGEPTAVFFFSVGCGECATGMHALGQAAADSNGTRTRFLAVDMDPGESTQTIRIFMQDIRAEHVPVAIDKDAAISRRYGVAALSTAIVVDAHGKVTFRATDPDAATITAQLDKAGV
- a CDS encoding cytochrome c biogenesis CcdA family protein, translating into MDGLLALAFAAGMIAPINPCGFALLPAWIAQAVGDAATSPAPVRLLRALRAGLALTLGFAGALALAGVVVSAGARSLIQAAPVLGLTVGVVLVLVGTAMLAGRSISLRVPGIPVRVTERLPGTVRMVVFGVGYAAASLSCTFGVLLAVIAQAQATASFAGMLLVFADYAAGSAAILLLVAVAAAAAGSALSRRIAALARFGPKVTAAVVVLTGGYLAWYWYPAATGDAPAAGRAGGITAVATSVSDWVQGHVGVVAGLSIAAVLGVLLIAAIRKRPQTSLAATQDCCNPEPSPSVDDQPDPPGPS